DNA from Halobaculum sp. XH14:
GTGACGCGTATCGAACGGGGGGCGATCCTCACCATCACCGACCGCGGCCGGGGCGAACTCGACGGGCCGACCGGGGAGGACCGCATCGAACTCGCGGGCACGATCGAGGACGGGCTCGGGAAGGGCGGGGAGTTCGTGGCGCTCCCGGGGTACGAGCGACAGTTCGAGGCGCGGCTCGGCTATCGCCCGTTCCCGGGAACGTTGAACGTCGCCCTGACCGAGGACGCCGCGCGGAGCCGGCGGGAACTGGCGGACGTTCCCGGAATCCCGATCGACGAGTGGGAGGCCGACGGCACGACCTACGGTGCCGCGACCTGTTACCCGGCGTCGATCAGGGCCGACGAGGGGAGCGCGCGGGAACTCGTCCACGTGCTCGTCCCGGAACGGACGGCACACGACGTCGACAAACTCGAACTGATCGCGCCGATGCGGCTGCGGGCGGACCCGGCATACGACACCGGGAGCGAGGTCACGATCCATGTCTGAGAGCAACTACCGGACGGCGGGAGGGACCGACGTCGACCGAGCCGTCAAGGCGTTCCGGTCCGGCGAGCCGGTGCTCGTCCACGACGCAACCGACAGGGAGGACGAAACCGACATCGTCTATCCGGCCGCGGCCGTGGGCCCGGAGGACGTGACCCGGCTCCGGAACGACGCCGGCGGGCTCGTCTGTGTCGCGCTCGCCGCGGACGTCGCGGACTCGTTCGACCTCCCGTTCCTCGCCGACGCGCTCGATCACCCCAGCGTCGAGTCGGGGAACCTGGCGTACGGCGATCGGTCGTCGTTCTCGCTTCCCGTCAACCACCGCGACACGGTGACGGGGATCCCCGACGGCGAGCGCGCGCTGACCATCTCGGCGCTCGGGGCTGCCGCGGCCGAGCCGGACCGGACCGAGTTCGCCGCCTCGTTCCGCGCGCCGGGACACGTCCCGCTCCTGCGTGCTGCGGACGGGCTGTTGAGCGAGCGGCGGGGACACACGGAACTCTCCATCCGGCTCGCCCTGGAGGCCGACCGCGCGCCGGCGACCGTCGTCTGTGAGATGCTCGACGACGACACCGGGGAGGCGCTCACGCGGGAGGCCGCGGCGGCGTACGCCTGGGACCACGGACTCGTTCAGGTCGAAGGGACAGAGATCGTCAACTCCCTCAGGTGATCGCTCGCCCGGCCCGTGACGCCGGCCAGTCGCGGTTCGGCGCCGTGAGCGGAGGAAGATATAATTGACCGGTGATCGAATCAGGTTTCATGAGTCGCCTTGACCTGAGTGGTATCAACCCCGCGAACGTCGTTCCGCTCGCCGACGACGGCGAGCGCATCGACGAGTCCGGCCTCCGGTCGCACCTGCGCGACCTGGTCACGACCGAGGGGATGAACGGGATCGTCTGTAATGGCCACGTCGGCGAAGTGTACGCGCTGACGAGGGACGAACAGCTCCGCGTCGTCGAGATCGCGCGCGAGGTCACCCCGGACGGCATGCCCGTGGTCTCGGGCGTGGTGGGCGGGTCGACGACCGAAACCGTCGAGCAGGCGGGTCGGATGAAGGAGGCGGGCGCGGACGGCCTCCTCGTGATCCCGCCCCACACGCCGATCAACGAGCATCGACGTGCGGCGGTGACGTTCTTCGAGGACCTCTCGGACGGGGTCGACGTCCCGCTCGTCATCTTCCAGCATCCCACCTGGGCCGGCGGGTTCTACGAGCCGTCGCTGCTCGCGGAGCTGATCGGGGTCGACAACGTCGTCGCGGTGAAGGACGCCGTCTGGGACGTCGACCACTACCAGGAGGACGTTCGCGCCATCCGCGACGCGGACGAGGACGTGCAGGTGCTGGTGGCCAACGACGAGCACCTCCTGCCGTCGTTCTCCATCCGGTCCGAGGGGGTCATCCTGGAGCTCGCGGCCGTCATTCCGGAACTCGTCCGGGACCTCCACGCCGCCGTCGAAGCGAGCGATATCGCGGCGGCTCGGCGAGTCTACGCCCGGATGGAACCGTTCATCGACGCGATGTACGAGCCGCCGGTGACCGAGTCCCACACCCGACTCAAGGTCGCACTCGAACTCCAGGGACGGATCGACTCGGCCGTCCCCCGTCGTCCCGGGGTGCCGATCGACGACGAGGAGGTCGAGTCGATCCGGGAGAGCATGGAAGCGACCGGCATCCTGTAGTTCGGTCCGGCACCCGCACGGGTCCGGTGGTTCGCGGCGAAGCGGTTTTATCGCTCACCGCCGTCCCGCCTCCATGGCCGAATCCACGAGCGGCGTCGGCGGAACCTGGGCGGAGTCGTCCGCACCCGAGATCCGTCGGCTGGCCGAGCGTCCCGGCTCGATCGTCGTCGTGCCGGTCGGAAGCGTCGAGCAACACGGCGACCACCTCCCGGTCGCGACGGACGCGATTCTCGCGGGGGCGGTCGCTGGCGCGGCCGTCGAACGGGTCGAGGCGGACGTACCGGTGATCGCGACCCCCGTCGTCGCGCCCGGCTTCTCGCCCCACCACCTGTCGTTCGGCGGAACGCTCTCGCTCCGGCGGGAGACGCTCGTCCGACTGCTCACCGACGTCGCCGAGTCGGCGCTCGACGGCGGGTTCGACGCCCTGCTGTTCGTGAACGGCCACCGGGGGAACGACTCGATCGTCGGCAGCGTCGTGGGCAGCGTGGGCGCGGCCCGTCCCGACGTGGACGTGGGGGCGGTCACCTACTTCGACCTCGCCGCGCCGTTCGTCGACGACGTCCGTCGGAGCGACGTCGGCGGGATGAGCCACGGCGGCGAGTTCGAGACGTCGCTCATGCTCCACCTCCGGCCGTCCCTGGTGGACGAGAGCCGATTCGAGGTCGAGTACCGCCGGGAACCCCACGAGCACGGCGTCCACGACATGTTCGAGAGCGGCCCGCTCGGCAGATATCGTGACTTTGCCGACCTCTCGTCCTCCGGGGTCGTCGGCGATCCCTCGGAGGCGAGCGCCGAAACGGGCGACTCGCTGTTCGAGGGGCTCACGACCGAACTCGCGGCGGTCCTCGAGGAGCTTCACGACGTCACGACGGGGACGGAGCGACCCCCGTCCAGTGACTGACGCTCAGTCCCGCTCGGGGGCGGGTAACTGCTCGACGATCTCCGTGTCGTACACCTCGTCGACGTCGACGAGCTTTTCGGCCTCACGGACGGCAGCGGGTGGCTCGGGGAGCCCCTCTGCGGGCGTCTCGACGGGGACGCCCGCCTCGAGGAACCCCCGTTCGAGCCCCGGCTCGAACAGGATGTGGAGCCTCGAGACGCGGTCCTCCGCGTTCCGGAACCCGTGGACGACCCCCTTCGGGAGGTACACGGGTTCGCCCGGCCCCACCAGCGCGTGCTCGTCGGCGTAGTAGACGTCGAACTCGCCGTCGATCGGCATGAGCAGTTCGTCGTGGTCGTTGTGGACGTGCAGCGGCGCTTCGTACCCCGGCGGGCACGTCTGCTCGGCGAGCGACAGCGAGCCGTCCGTCTCTTCCGCGCTCGTCTTGACCGTGACGATGGACCCCCGCGACCACCACACCGACGTTCCCTCGTCCCGCCTGCGGACGATCGGGTTCGGTTCCGGACACATACACCCCGAACCGGGGGCGACTGGACGATAAAGGTGGTGCAGCGGGTGACGCCCGCGGTGCGGTTCGATCGACCGGCGGTCAGGGGACGGGTTCGGTCCGATCGACGGACGGCCCGGCGGGCGGGTTCGGGTCGGCCGGAACGGATGCGAGGCCGGTTCTACCGAAATCAGCACGGATAAGGTGCCGCCCGCGTGAAGGGTGAGCATATCACGCATGGCCTCCCGATCGACGAACTTCACCAGCGTCCTCGACGCACGCACCGCCCCGAACCCGGACACCGTCGCGCTCGTCCACGACGCGACCGGCGAGCGCGTCACCTACGGGGAGCTCGCCGACCGCGTCGCGGCCGCGGGGAACGTGCTCCGGTCCCGTGGCGTCGAACAGGGCGATCGCGTCTGCCTGTTCTTCCCGAACGAACTGTCGTACCTCTCGGCCCTGTTCGGGGCGATGCGTCTCGGCGCGGTTCCGGTCCCGATCAACGTCCGGCTCTCCGCGGACGCGATCACGTCGGTCGTCGCCGACGCCGGCGCGACGGTCGCGGTCGCCAGCGGCGAGGAAGCGATCGGACGACACGCCCTCGAGGCGCTGGCGTCGCCCGACACCGCGCTCGAAACCCTGCTCGTCGACGACCCGGACCCGACCGTGACCGACGCGGCCAACGAGTCGGATGTGGGCTCGTTCGCCCGGGCGATGGACGGGGCGTCGACCGACCTGGAACCGGCCGCGGTCGCCCCGGAGGACCCCGCGATGCAGCCGTACACGAGCGGGTCGACCGGCGAGCCCAAGGGGGTTCTGCTCACGCACGGCGGCGTCGCGTGGAACACGGACTCGCTCGCCAAGGCCCTCATGCTCGACGACAGGGAGCGGGGGCTCGCCGCGACGCCGCTGTACCACAAGAACGCGATGCCGGGGTTGAAGGCGCTGCTCGACAGGGGCGGGAGCGTCGTCGTCATGCCGGGGTTCGAGGCGGCGGCGGTGATCCGCGCGATCGACGAACACGGGATCACCTTCATCACGGGCGTGCCGGCGATGTTCAAGCTGCTGCTCGACGAGACCGAGGCGATCGCCGAGGCGGACCTGTCGAGTCTCTCGTTCGCCGAGTGCGCGAGCGCGCCGGTGCCGGCGGAGCTCCACGAACGGTTCGCGGACGCGTTCGACGCGACGCTGCTCGAGGCGTACGGGCTGACCGAGGGCGGCCCGGTCGTGTCGGTGTCGCCGCGCTGGGGCGTCACCAAACCCGGAAGCACCGGACTCGCGATCCCGGGGACCGAGACGGTCGTCGTCGACCCGGACTCGCTCACCCCCCTCGAGGCCGGCGACGTGGGGGAACTGCTCGTGTCGAACCCCGGGCTGGGGCGGTACCACGACCGCCCGGAGGAGGTCGAGCGGAACTTCCTGCGCCGGGACGGGGCGACGTGGCTGCGAACGGGCGACCTCGCCCGGAAGGACGGGGACGGCTACCACTACATCGTCGGGCGCGTCGACGACATGATGATCGTCGGCGGGGAGAACGTCTACCCGACCGAGGTCGAGGAGCTCCTGCTGGGCCACCCGGCCGTCAGGGACGTCGCGGTGGTCGCGGCCCCCCACTCCGTGAAGGGCGAGGCGCCGGTCGCGTTCGTCGTCGCCGACGACGTCACGGCCGCGGAGCTGAAGGAGTACGCGCTCGACCGCGGACCCGCGTACGCACATCCACGGCGGGTGTTCTTCAGGGAGTCGCTGCCGCTCACCGGGACCGAGAAGATCGACCGGGGGACGCTCGAAGGCGAGGTGGAGGGGCTCATCGACGGGACGCTCTGAACGTTCTCCCCGGGGTGGAACCGGCCCCACCGGTGGTGAGATTTATCCGCCCGGCCGCAAAGGTACGGCCGTGCCGACGTTTCCAGTGGCCCCGGACGTGTACGGGATTGCCCTCGACGACGACGAGACGACTGCCGCGTACCTGATCGACGACGAGGAACCGACGCTCGTCGAGACGGGGACGGCGCAGGGAGCGTCCCGGATTCGATCCACGCTGACGACGCTCGGCGTCCCGCCGGAGACGCTCCGTCACGCGGTGATCGGCCACTACCACCTCGACCACGCGGGGGGCGCGAGAGCGCTGCTGGAGGAGGCTCCCGAGTTGACCTGTTACGCCCACGGGTCGATGACCGCCTGGCTGACCGAGGGGGAGCAGTTCGATCGGCTCGTCGAGAGCACCGCGAGCGCGCTTCCGGACCAGTTCGAGGGGATGGGCGCGCCGGACGGGCCGCTCCCGACGTCGCGCCTCCGGTCGGTCGGCGACGACGGAACCAGTCTCGACGTCGGGAGCCGGACCGTCGAACTCGTCCACACGCCCGGCCATTCGCCCGATCACCTCTCCGCGTTCGTCCCCTCGGACGGCATCGCGTTCGCGAACGAGGCGATCGGGCGGCTGTTCCCGCGGACCGACACGTTCCTCCCGCCCGCGACCGTCCCGTCGTTCGATCTCGAGGCGACCGCGCGGAGCATCGACCGGCTCGCCGACCTCGACCCCGACCTGGTCGCGTTGAGCCACTTCGGCGTCCACGACGAGCCGGCCGCGCTGTTCGACCGCGCGCGCCGGGCGCTCTCCCGCTTCCGCGACCGGGTTCCAGCCCTCCACGAGGCTCACGGGGAGGACCTGGAGGCGACGGTCGACGCCGTGCGTCGGGAGCTGCTCGACGGGCTCGAGGCGGGGTATCCGCGACGCTTCGTGGACACCCAGGCTGACGTGTGTACGCGCGGGTTCCTCGCCGCGACCGACCGCCGCTGACAGCCGTTGGGACCGACGAGCCCACCGCAAGTCCGTCGCGTCACTCCGCCGCCCGCCCCGTCACCGCGCCGCCCGCGCCGTCACCTCACCAGGAGTCGGAGAGCTGCCGGCGGGGATAGATGGAGACCTCGTGGACCGTGGTCGCGTCGGAGCGCTTGCACGCGAACGCGATGGCCTCCGCGACCTCCTCGGGCTCGGGTGCCTCGCCCGCCTCGTAGCGTTCGCGCTGTGAGAGCCCCTCCTCGAACTCGAACCCGGTGCGGACCCCGCCGGGGTTGACCAGCGTGACCGCGACGTCGTCCTCGCCCGCCCTCGCCTCCATCGAGTGCGCGAACGACCTGACCCACCCCTTCGTGGCGGCGTACACCGGGTTCGCCGGGAACGGGTACTCGCCGGCGAAGCTCCCGACGAACACCAGGTTCCCGCTCGTGGCCTCCAGTTTGGGAAGCACGGCCTGCGTCACGTAGAACGTCCCGTGAACGTTCGTCTCGGTGATCGCCCGGAACTCCGCCGGCGACGTCTCGACGGGGTCGCCCTCGACGCCCGTTCCCGCGTTGTTCACCGCGACGTCCAGTTCGCCGTGCCGGTCGACCGCCGCGTCGACGG
Protein-coding regions in this window:
- a CDS encoding DUF120 domain-containing protein translates to MRHDNRVRRESATSLDRDLLRLLADRGAACRETWVDPEEMAGRLDRPPAEIGSALRAMAAEGYLRVTRIERGAILTITDRGRGELDGPTGEDRIELAGTIEDGLGKGGEFVALPGYERQFEARLGYRPFPGTLNVALTEDAARSRRELADVPGIPIDEWEADGTTYGAATCYPASIRADEGSARELVHVLVPERTAHDVDKLELIAPMRLRADPAYDTGSEVTIHV
- the ribB gene encoding 3,4-dihydroxy-2-butanone-4-phosphate synthase gives rise to the protein MSESNYRTAGGTDVDRAVKAFRSGEPVLVHDATDREDETDIVYPAAAVGPEDVTRLRNDAGGLVCVALAADVADSFDLPFLADALDHPSVESGNLAYGDRSSFSLPVNHRDTVTGIPDGERALTISALGAAAAEPDRTEFAASFRAPGHVPLLRAADGLLSERRGHTELSIRLALEADRAPATVVCEMLDDDTGEALTREAAAAYAWDHGLVQVEGTEIVNSLR
- a CDS encoding dihydrodipicolinate synthase family protein; protein product: MSRLDLSGINPANVVPLADDGERIDESGLRSHLRDLVTTEGMNGIVCNGHVGEVYALTRDEQLRVVEIAREVTPDGMPVVSGVVGGSTTETVEQAGRMKEAGADGLLVIPPHTPINEHRRAAVTFFEDLSDGVDVPLVIFQHPTWAGGFYEPSLLAELIGVDNVVAVKDAVWDVDHYQEDVRAIRDADEDVQVLVANDEHLLPSFSIRSEGVILELAAVIPELVRDLHAAVEASDIAAARRVYARMEPFIDAMYEPPVTESHTRLKVALELQGRIDSAVPRRPGVPIDDEEVESIRESMEATGIL
- a CDS encoding creatininase family protein; the encoded protein is MAESTSGVGGTWAESSAPEIRRLAERPGSIVVVPVGSVEQHGDHLPVATDAILAGAVAGAAVERVEADVPVIATPVVAPGFSPHHLSFGGTLSLRRETLVRLLTDVAESALDGGFDALLFVNGHRGNDSIVGSVVGSVGAARPDVDVGAVTYFDLAAPFVDDVRRSDVGGMSHGGEFETSLMLHLRPSLVDESRFEVEYRREPHEHGVHDMFESGPLGRYRDFADLSSSGVVGDPSEASAETGDSLFEGLTTELAAVLEELHDVTTGTERPPSSD
- a CDS encoding cupin domain-containing protein — encoded protein: MCPEPNPIVRRRDEGTSVWWSRGSIVTVKTSAEETDGSLSLAEQTCPPGYEAPLHVHNDHDELLMPIDGEFDVYYADEHALVGPGEPVYLPKGVVHGFRNAEDRVSRLHILFEPGLERGFLEAGVPVETPAEGLPEPPAAVREAEKLVDVDEVYDTEIVEQLPAPERD
- a CDS encoding class I adenylate-forming enzyme family protein — encoded protein: MASRSTNFTSVLDARTAPNPDTVALVHDATGERVTYGELADRVAAAGNVLRSRGVEQGDRVCLFFPNELSYLSALFGAMRLGAVPVPINVRLSADAITSVVADAGATVAVASGEEAIGRHALEALASPDTALETLLVDDPDPTVTDAANESDVGSFARAMDGASTDLEPAAVAPEDPAMQPYTSGSTGEPKGVLLTHGGVAWNTDSLAKALMLDDRERGLAATPLYHKNAMPGLKALLDRGGSVVVMPGFEAAAVIRAIDEHGITFITGVPAMFKLLLDETEAIAEADLSSLSFAECASAPVPAELHERFADAFDATLLEAYGLTEGGPVVSVSPRWGVTKPGSTGLAIPGTETVVVDPDSLTPLEAGDVGELLVSNPGLGRYHDRPEEVERNFLRRDGATWLRTGDLARKDGDGYHYIVGRVDDMMIVGGENVYPTEVEELLLGHPAVRDVAVVAAPHSVKGEAPVAFVVADDVTAAELKEYALDRGPAYAHPRRVFFRESLPLTGTEKIDRGTLEGEVEGLIDGTL
- a CDS encoding MBL fold metallo-hydrolase — protein: MPTFPVAPDVYGIALDDDETTAAYLIDDEEPTLVETGTAQGASRIRSTLTTLGVPPETLRHAVIGHYHLDHAGGARALLEEAPELTCYAHGSMTAWLTEGEQFDRLVESTASALPDQFEGMGAPDGPLPTSRLRSVGDDGTSLDVGSRTVELVHTPGHSPDHLSAFVPSDGIAFANEAIGRLFPRTDTFLPPATVPSFDLEATARSIDRLADLDPDLVALSHFGVHDEPAALFDRARRALSRFRDRVPALHEAHGEDLEATVDAVRRELLDGLEAGYPRRFVDTQADVCTRGFLAATDRR
- a CDS encoding SDR family oxidoreductase, whose amino-acid sequence is MEATVESTLTGTAALVTGASSGIGRATAGALAREGADLTITARRESRLSTLASELRAEFDADVHVRPTDVRDPEQVRATVDAAVDRHGELDVAVNNAGTGVEGDPVETSPAEFRAITETNVHGTFYVTQAVLPKLEATSGNLVFVGSFAGEYPFPANPVYAATKGWVRSFAHSMEARAGEDDVAVTLVNPGGVRTGFEFEEGLSQRERYEAGEAPEPEEVAEAIAFACKRSDATTVHEVSIYPRRQLSDSW